The genomic interval GTTCGAGGAGTTCGTCCAGTCGCAGCTCGGGCCGGGCCTCGGGGGCCGACCGCGGCTGGTCGCCGCCCGCCGGCACCACCGCTTCACCGACGCCGGTGGTGCCGGGGAGGCCTTCATGCACGCCGTCTCGGTCATCAATCTGGCGTCGGTGCGCGACCTCGCGGAGCGGATCGGGCAGCCGGTCGACCCGCTTCGCTTCCGCGGCAACGTCTACGTGGACGGAATCCGGCCCTGGGCCGAGCTCGACTGGACCGGCCAGGAGTTCGCTCTGGGCGCGGCCCGGGTGCGGGTTCTGGCCCGTACGCCACGCTGTGCGGCGACCACGGTCAATCCGGACACAGGCGACCGTGACATCCGGATACTCAAGGAGCTGTCCAGTCACTACGGGCATACGGACTGCGGGATCTACGTCACCGTCCTGACCGGCGCGACACTGCGGCCCGGCACCTCCCTCACGCCGCCGGGCGGATACGAGGAGGCTCTGCCGTGCGAGTCGTGATCGCGGAGGACTCGGTGCTGCTGCGCGAAGGCCTGCGCCGGCTGCTCACCGAAGCGGGCTGTGAGGTGGTGGCGGCGGTGGGCGACGGCCCGGGCCTCGTCGACGCGGTCGCGGCGCACCGGCCCGACGTCTCGGTGGTGGACGTCCGGATGCCGCCGTCGCACCGGGACGAGGGGCTGCGCGCCGCGATCTCCGCACGGGAGAAGGTCCCCGGCTCCCCTGTTCTCGTCCTGAGCCAGTACGTGGAGAAGCAGTACGCCGGCGAGCTGCTGGCCGACGGCGTGGGGGCGGTCGGCTACCTGCTCAAGGACCGGGTGGCGGACGTCCGCGAGTTCGTCGAGGCGGTGCGGCGGGTGGCCGCCGGCGGGACGGTGATGGATCCCGAGGTGGTGGCGCAGCTGCTGGCGAGCAGCCGCCGCAACGACCCGCTGACCTCGCTGACGCCACGCGAGCGCGAGGTGCTCGGGCTGATGGCCGAGGGGCGTTCGAACACGGCGATCGCGGCGGCCCTCGTGGTCAGCGGCGGAGCGGTGGAGAAGCACATCTCGAACGTGTTCACCAAGCTCGGGCTGGAATCGTCGGGCAACGACCACCGCCGGGTCCTCGCCGTCCTCGCCTATCTGCGACGTTCCTGAGCCAGCCCCGCCGGTGGAGGTCGCCATGGCGCCGCATCCCCTCGACCCGCTCTCGGCCGCCGAGATCAGCCGGGCTTCGGCGCTGCTGCGTGCGGTTGCGCAACTGGGGCCGGAGTTTCGTTTCGTTTCCGTTGAGCTTCAGGAGCCACCAAAAGCCGCGCTGGTGGCCCGCGAGTCCGAGCGCGAGGTCGCCGACGCGCTCGCGCCGCCGGACCGGCAGGCGTTCTGCGTCCTGTACGAGCGCGGAACACGGCGGACGCACGAGGCGGTCGTCTCGCTCACCGCGGGCACCGTGGTCGACCTGCGCGTGGTGCCCGGGGTGCAGCCGTCGATCATGATGGACGAGGTCCTGGCCTGCGAGGACGCCGTCCGCGCCGACGGCGCCTGGCAGGCCGCCATGGCCAGGCGCGGGGTCACCGACCTTTCGCTCGCCATGATCGACATCTGGTCCGCCGGGTACACCGGAAGCGACGACGATCCCGCGCGGCGCCGGATCGCCCGCCCGCTCACGTTCGTCCGGGCGGCCCCTGGAGAGAACGGTTACGCCCGGCCCGTGGAAGGGCTCACCGTCGTCGTCGACCTCGACGCGATGGCCGTGGTCGAAGTCGTCGATCACGCGGCGGCGGGCGACGACGCAACGGGCGACAACGCCACGGGCGACGATGGACCGGCAGGCGACGCGACGACAGGCCACGCAACGACAGGCCACGGAATCGTGCCGTTGCCGCCCCGGCCCGGCAACTACATCCCGGGGCTGATGACCGCCGATCCGGGCAACGTGCCGGCGTTCGACCGGCTACGTGACGATCTGCGCCCGATCGAGGTCAGCCAGCCGCAGGGAGCGTCCTTCACCCTCGACGGGCAGGCCCTGCGCTGGCAGCGCTGGGAGCTCCGGGTCGGCTTCACGCCCCGCGAAGGGCTCGTCCTGCACCAGATCGCCTACGTGGACCGGGGACGGCGCCGGCCCCTCATCCAGCGGGCCTCGGTGTCGGAGATGTTCGTCCCGTACGGGGACCCGGCGCCGACGCACCGCGTCAAGAACGTCTTCGACATGGGCGAGTACGGGGTCGGCCGGCTCGCGAACTCGCTGCGGCTGGGCTGCGACTGCCTCGGCGAGATCACCTACCTGGACGCGGTCGTGAACGACTCCGCGGGTGAGCCGGTGACCATCCCGAACGCGGTGTGCATCCACGAGGAGGACACCGGCATCGCCTGGAAGCACACCGACTTCCGGACAGACCACGTCGAGGTCCGGCGGATGCGCCGGCTGGTGATCTCGATGATCAGTACGGTGGGTAACTACGAGTACGGGTTCTTCTGGTACCTCCACCTGGACGGCTCACTGGAGTTCGAGGTGAAGCTGACCGGCGTGATCTCCTCCGGCGCAGTCCGGCCGGGAGCGTCGCCGACCCACGGTGTGCTGGTCGCGCCCGGCCTCTACGGACCCAACCACCAGCACTTCTTCAACGTGCGCCTGGACATGGAGCTCGACGGCGGCCCGAACTCGGTCGTCGAGGTCGACTCGGAGCCCGAGCCCCCGGGCCCGGGCAACCCGACCGGCGTCGCCTGGCGCACGAAGGAGACGCCGCTGCTCACCGAGAGCGAGGCCCAGCGCGTGGTCGACCCGGCCGCCGCACGCTTCTGGCGGATCACCAATCCCCGCCGGCACGGGCCGCTGGGCCGCCCGGTCGCCTACCGGCTCGTCCCCGGCCACACGGCCCCGCTGCTGGCGCATCCGGCGTCCCATCAGGCGGCCCGGGGCAGGTTCGCCGCGCGCAATCTGTGGGTCACAGCCTTCGATGAGAGCGAGCGCTTCGCCGCCGGCGCCTACCCGAACCAGAGCGCGGGCGGTGAGGGGCTCCCGCGGTACGCCGCCGCCGACCGGCCGGTGGCCGACACCGACATCGTCGTCTGGTACAGCTTCGGCGCCCATCACGTCGTCCGGCCCGAGGACTGGCCCGTCATGCCGGTGAGCCGGATCGGCTTCGAGCTGCGCCCCGACGGCTTCTTCGACGGCAACCCCGCGCTGGACCTCCCTCCCACCGCACACGACGGCGCACGCCGAGGAACGGACCACGCAACGGACCACGGAACGGGCCACGGAACGAGCCGCGAAGCGCACCGGCCGGCCGCGGGCACCGGGCGATCCCACCTGGGTGGGGGCACCGCCGAGGGGGCATGCGGTTGCTGACGGGCGGGCCCCGCGACACGTGGCCCACGCGACACGCACGGCCCCGAAGGTCATGTCTTGCCCCAGAACGGGGGTACCTGCCCTAGGCTCCGGAAGATGTGAGCCCTGTTCTCGCCTCGAATCGGGCCGGGAACCTCGTCCGTGCTCTGATCATCATCGCCATCCTGGTCCTGATCATGCGCACGGCGTACCTGCTCTGGGTCTTCCACACGCCGGCCTGGACGTCCCGCCCGCACGACGTCCAGTACTGCGGCGGGTGGTACGAGCGAAGCGAGACCCCTGACCTCACCGGGGCCGAGGCCCGCAAGCGCGCCGGTGGCCGGCTCAAGCAGGTCATGCGGTCGCCGGTGCTGCGGCCCATCACGGCCTACAAGCCCGGATCGGCCTGCCCTCGGTACATCTTCGCGAAGGTCGCCTCCGACACGTACGTGCAGTACGAGATCACCGACGACTGACCGGCACCCACGCGACCGCGCCCCCGCACAGCCGCCCGCGCCGCCCGGTGGCAGGCCAGCGGAGCAGGTCAGCGGGGCAGGTCAGCGGGGCAGGTCAGCGGTGGCTGAGCTTGTTCGCGTGCCGCGCGGCGGCGTGCACGTGGACCCGGGCGTGGATGGAGGTCCGCTGCGCCAGGGCCGCCCGCACGGCGCGGTGCAGCCCGTCCTCCAGGTAGAGCGTCCCGTCCCATTCGACGACATGCGGGAACAGGTCGCCGTAGAAGGTCGAGTCGTCGTCCAGCAGGACGTCGAGCGCGAGCACCCGCTTCGTCGTCACGAGCTGGTCAAGCCGCACCTGCCGCGGCGGAATCGCGGCCCAGTCCCGCTGGCCCAGGCCATGGTCGGGATACGGGCGACCGTCACCGACCAACTTGAAGATCACCCGGCACCTCCTTACTCGGGGGCGTGAGACTGCCCGACCACAACAGCCTAGAATCCTCCGCCCGCGCGCCGGATCCCGGTGTCCTTCCAGCCGCGCGTTGCGCAGACCTTGGGAATTCTGGCCGAAGTTGATCTGAGATGCGGACCTGTAACCAGACGAATGACTTGACCAACTCCCCATCTGCCACTTAAGTAAGCCTTACCTGATGCCAGAGGAGGTCCGGTGACGAGTCCCAGCACGGACGTCGACATGCCGGTGCTGGCCGAACAGGCGAGGACGATCCTCGCCGGCGGCCGGCGCGCGCTGCTCACCCTGCCCTGCGCCAACGTGCGCGGCTGGGCCGGACTCATCGACGACGGCGGCGAGCCGCTGCTGATCGTCGGGGCGGACAGCCCTCCGGTCCACTGCGCCGGCGCGGGTCGCCGCGCTCGCGTCGACGTCTGCGGCCACAACGGCGAACGCCTGGTCCTCGCCGGCGTGTTGCGGCTGGCACCGGAGAGCACCGAAGATCTCGTCGATCGCCTGGCCGACCTGGGCCGCACCATCTCGGTGACCGCCGGTGATGTCAGTGATCTCCGTGTCCTGTCCCTTTCAGTGGACGACGTCCTGATCTGCCTGCCGGACCGCGCGGAACGCGCAGATCGCGGGCTCGGTGCGGGTCGGGCGGCCCAGAACACGGCCACGTCACGCTCCAGGCCGGCCGGTCCCGCGGCGGCCTCGTCCTCGTCGTCCCGCGGGTCCCGGATTGGTCGGTCAGGGCGCGGATCACGGCGTGCGAACACCGTTCGGCTGGACGGCCGCTGGTCGGCACTCGGCCCCGCGCGCCGGGTCGATCTCAGCTCGTACGCCCTCACCGAGCCCGACCTGATCGCCGCCTACGCCCCGGATCTGGTCCGGCACCTCAACGATGAGCACGCGGCCCAGGTGCGGCTGCTCGCGGCACACGGCGTCGTGCCCGCCGGGGCCCCGCAGGAGGTGACCGGTGCGTCTGTGCGGCCGCTCGAGGTCATCGGCGCGTCGGTGACCTCGCTGGACCGCCGTGGGCTCGACCTGTGGCGCATCGACCCCGACGGCGCACGCCAGGTCCGAGTGGCCTTCAGCGCACCGCTGGTCGAGCCGCGCTCGCTCGGGCGCGAGCTGCGCCTGCTGCTCGACGGGACAGCACACGGAGCCGACGGGACGACATGCGGAACCGACTAGCTGGCCTGAAGAGTTGAGATTCTGGTCGTCAGGGTTCAGGTCGCCCGTCGCGAAACCACGCCAGTCAAGATCGACAATCGGCGGCGCGGCCGAGATCGCCACCGTTCGAAGATCATGGAATTTTGGTCGTCCCGACGACCACAATCCTCAACTCTTGTCCAGCAGCAGGCCAGTCGCAGCGGCCTGCCGGGCCGCGGCCCCGCACCGATGACCGAGCGTGACCATGGGAGCAGCTTTGGCCAGCACCGACAGCGTGATCGACCAGCTGTTCCCGGTCGACGGCACGCCCGAGGGCGACCCCGCCCACCCGAAGATCACCAGCATCGGATGCGCTTTCGCCGTTCGACTCACGGGTCGCCGGCTGGGCACGGGCACTGTCCATACCGGGCCCCAGAGGGGCTGCGCCGGGCTCATAATCATCGGCGGACGCACCTGCCCCTCCCGTCCGGAGGTCCGATGCCGCACCCGCCGCTCCGCCGCACCCGGCCGAACCGGCCGAACCGGCCAGCCCAGCCGACTCCGCCAGCCCACCCGGCTCGGAGAACGTCCGTCGTTCTGAGCGGTCTGCTGCTCGCCGGCCTCGCTGTCACGGGCTGCTCGTCCGGCTCCGGCTCCGGATCGGGCGCCGGCACCGAAGGCGACAGGAAGACCACGCCTGCCCAGACCGGGGCGGTCGCCGACGATCGCTCACCGGCGGTGGCCTCCGCGCAGCCCGGCGGGGCACCGGGCAGTCCGGCGGCCGTGCGGACCACGCGCATCAAGGGTGCCGGTGGGAACGTCGATGTCGGATTCGTCGACCTGCGGGTGGACGGCAGGCTCCTGCAGCTGGATCTGCTCTTCACCCCCCGCTACGCCGACGATCCCGGCACCGAGATCTCGCTCTACGAGATGGCCGGCCGGCGCGATGCCAGCGTGACCCTGATCGACACCACGAACCTGCTCCGCTACACGGTGGTGGAGGATTCCGGCGGAGTGGCCCTGGCCCCGGCCGCAGGCACCACCCGGGCCCGCAACAACGAGGCCGTCTCCGGCACGTACACCTTCGCCGCGCCGCCGGCGAGCGTGACAGCTCTGGACGTCTATCTCAACGACCAGCTGATCGTCGACGATGCCCCGATCAGCCGCTGACCGGAGCGCCGGGCGGGCCGTCGGGCCGGCGCTCGCCGTCTGTGCCCTTGCCTGTGTTCTCGTCGGCCCGGGCAGCCCGCGCGCGCTGGGCGCCACGGCCGACCCGTCGGCCGCCGGTCCGACGCGATCCGCGGACGTGCCCGACGAACATCTCACCGCGTCGGTACGCGG from Parafrankia irregularis carries:
- a CDS encoding DUF2470 domain-containing protein — its product is MTSPSTDVDMPVLAEQARTILAGGRRALLTLPCANVRGWAGLIDDGGEPLLIVGADSPPVHCAGAGRRARVDVCGHNGERLVLAGVLRLAPESTEDLVDRLADLGRTISVTAGDVSDLRVLSLSVDDVLICLPDRAERADRGLGAGRAAQNTATSRSRPAGPAAASSSSSRGSRIGRSGRGSRRANTVRLDGRWSALGPARRVDLSSYALTEPDLIAAYAPDLVRHLNDEHAAQVRLLAAHGVVPAGAPQEVTGASVRPLEVIGASVTSLDRRGLDLWRIDPDGARQVRVAFSAPLVEPRSLGRELRLLLDGTAHGADGTTCGTD
- a CDS encoding response regulator, producing MRVVIAEDSVLLREGLRRLLTEAGCEVVAAVGDGPGLVDAVAAHRPDVSVVDVRMPPSHRDEGLRAAISAREKVPGSPVLVLSQYVEKQYAGELLADGVGAVGYLLKDRVADVREFVEAVRRVAAGGTVMDPEVVAQLLASSRRNDPLTSLTPREREVLGLMAEGRSNTAIAAALVVSGGAVEKHISNVFTKLGLESSGNDHRRVLAVLAYLRRS
- a CDS encoding primary-amine oxidase is translated as MAPHPLDPLSAAEISRASALLRAVAQLGPEFRFVSVELQEPPKAALVARESEREVADALAPPDRQAFCVLYERGTRRTHEAVVSLTAGTVVDLRVVPGVQPSIMMDEVLACEDAVRADGAWQAAMARRGVTDLSLAMIDIWSAGYTGSDDDPARRRIARPLTFVRAAPGENGYARPVEGLTVVVDLDAMAVVEVVDHAAAGDDATGDNATGDDGPAGDATTGHATTGHGIVPLPPRPGNYIPGLMTADPGNVPAFDRLRDDLRPIEVSQPQGASFTLDGQALRWQRWELRVGFTPREGLVLHQIAYVDRGRRRPLIQRASVSEMFVPYGDPAPTHRVKNVFDMGEYGVGRLANSLRLGCDCLGEITYLDAVVNDSAGEPVTIPNAVCIHEEDTGIAWKHTDFRTDHVEVRRMRRLVISMISTVGNYEYGFFWYLHLDGSLEFEVKLTGVISSGAVRPGASPTHGVLVAPGLYGPNHQHFFNVRLDMELDGGPNSVVEVDSEPEPPGPGNPTGVAWRTKETPLLTESEAQRVVDPAAARFWRITNPRRHGPLGRPVAYRLVPGHTAPLLAHPASHQAARGRFAARNLWVTAFDESERFAAGAYPNQSAGGEGLPRYAAADRPVADTDIVVWYSFGAHHVVRPEDWPVMPVSRIGFELRPDGFFDGNPALDLPPTAHDGARRGTDHATDHGTGHGTSREAHRPAAGTGRSHLGGGTAEGACGC
- a CDS encoding type II toxin-antitoxin system VapB family antitoxin, coding for MIFKLVGDGRPYPDHGLGQRDWAAIPPRQVRLDQLVTTKRVLALDVLLDDDSTFYGDLFPHVVEWDGTLYLEDGLHRAVRAALAQRTSIHARVHVHAAARHANKLSHR
- a CDS encoding MOSC domain-containing protein, with the translated sequence MGTAAGLGAGGEAGDEAGRAGSPPPGRVVRLYRYPVKGFSPEELTEVSLTPGDGVPGDRMFALARPDTEFIEDEPVFLPKTRFVMLQKDEAIARIRTCYDPAAGTLTFGLGTPGGQVRADLTTPAGRAVFEEFVQSQLGPGLGGRPRLVAARRHHRFTDAGGAGEAFMHAVSVINLASVRDLAERIGQPVDPLRFRGNVYVDGIRPWAELDWTGQEFALGAARVRVLARTPRCAATTVNPDTGDRDIRILKELSSHYGHTDCGIYVTVLTGATLRPGTSLTPPGGYEEALPCES